attgcaataaatatttaccctgttgcaacagataactagtttgtCAAAATCGAGtcaggttctattgcaataggtcactaatatgttgcaatagatatttacctctgttgcaacagataactagtctgttgcaacagatgacccatctgttcgattcaacCACAAACATAAATCCAATATATCTCTttcgttgcatcagatggatcatctgtcgcaacagatgattgatctgtttaaacaaatatctcttatgttgcattcatgttcgcgtgttatctattgttgaaaaacagcacaataacagttacccaaatgacaaattcaactaaaaatcataatttgacttaccaaagtctcttgtgaagtaatgccaaagtggaaagtgatgtacaaaataaaatttaacctaagaaattggtcagatagcagcagtagtggtaacaacaacgATAAtagtcaacaagaacaagatgaagatgataatgaagtagaagatgatgaataaagcagcaacaacaatgaactaCAAAAATCgctaaaagagagagaaaaaacaacaatggatgagaagagagagaaacgcgcCTTTTTTCCCTCTGTTTCCCATTATATTAGGAAAATATTTGAATCAAAGGGTAAATTTAAAAGTTctgagttattttaaaaaattttcaactttcttaatccttaataaagtaattgtcacctccactcaattattaagacttatgtcacctacactttatataaaaactcttttgtcacctacagtcCAAAGCCCCATGAATTcctacaaatatataaaatagggTCTCTAGCTAGTagaaaaaacatatataaataatttaaaggatttttatttaaaaaaaaataatgcagattGACGAATACCATGATAATAACATCAATCATTcactatcaaataaaattaggtgGTTTTATATAGCCATTTtgtaacttaaaatttttttaaggtttcaatattatttttatcagtcttgtgatattatttcagAGAAAATGATATAGCCTTGTCAACTTgactataaaaattgaatacaCTTACCATTTTGGACAATAAAtgtacttcttatttatttcatttaaaatacAACTACCTATTTTAAGCTCTAATTTAACATTCTTAATTtgtctttttaatttgtttttaatattatgatttgtgtcattttaaattatattatgcaCTTATTGATAAACTATATTGAAAACTAATTTAAGAagtacaaaagtaaaaataattggaGGTCTATTAATGGTTCATGTAAAAAATAAGGATtatctaaattcaaattttaaacttgatggactattttggttattttttgagTCACTTTCAACAATTATTAATTTGTAAGGAAAATGCACAAACTTGAATGATattattagaataaaaaaataataaatgacttTAGTGGAACATTTTACTAAGTTGAGTGAAAATATAAGGAATTGAGTCCGTCACTTATGAAGTCGTGCTGTTTTTGGACTTGGATTAATTTGTTTTACTTCTGCTAATGGCTTTGGATTACACTCTATTCGGTTGTATCATGTTGTTTTACTTTGATAATTATAGTGTATCATGTATTGGATTGGATTGTTTCTAGTCATACTATATCGTCTTATTAATTAGTCTATAGTGGAATTAATAAACATGTGATTGTTATCACATTCTGAGTGTGATATCACAACTGtagctcaaaataaaataatttttaaattctattctgaaattattattatatcttaTCCTTGTAAGTTGTAAGTTGAAACCTAACAATCTAAACAAATAGAAAGAAATAGAGTCTCTTTACTTAACTGAAACTCCTTTTTCGGTTCCAACATAATTGTCATGTCTTGTTTCATTACAGTTAatttttaaccattttcaaagcTAATTTGGAGTAGcgtaattcaaattttaaaattaaatttgaatattcaaaagttatatgaaaagtactataaattacaattctcatataaatatgatgaaaaaatacatcttaaatgTTGGTCAAACTTATATAGTTAGACTCCAAAAATTTCTGACAAGTAgtttggaacggagggagtactattttGCCTAACATCGTGAAATAGTAATATGCATTTTGGAATTAATATTCATTAGTATTTCAGAACAAATTGATCCACTTACACATTCTTTCCTCAAGTAAATTACATAATAAAAAAGATGATAGGCTATCTAACAAATTTCTTTGTTGGTTAGCTTTCTTATTCATCATCCCTGCAGCCTTGTTTCTCCAAAAAATATTGTGTCTCAAAGTGATCCTATAGAACTCTTTCCTGTGTTTTCATGTGCCCCAAAAAGACTCCAAtggacccattgaatgaaaaaaagaacaaattaaagAAGTGAAGTGGTAGGCACATGATCAGCAGGGAAGAATATATAAAGAATTGAAGTGGTAGGCACATGATCAGCAGGGAAGAATATATATAAGTGGAATTTAATGATGGGAGCCAAAACAAGGGAAATATAATTCATGTGACACGGTTTGATCGAGTTTGAGAAATAATTAGGGACgaagatttttctatatatatttacCAGATTTCCTTTGTTAAAGTTATTCTTTTCTTCAAAACAAAGATTTAATTGGGTAAAATGGATGGTGTCATCAAAGACATTCTCTTTGTGACGGTTTAAAAAAGAAAGGGTGACACATAAAGATAGTAGAACGGATAGTAAATTAATTAGTAGGTGTGCGTATATAGAGAGAAAAAGGTATATAGAGAGTAAGCTAGCTATAATTTATATTGTTGTGATCAGTTAGAGAAATGCATGGTGAATTGATCAATTCAATCATCCCCTTGAATGTACCAGCAGAGAAGCATGGTAGCACAACGTCGTAGAATGTAAATCCTGGCTCGTTGTTCTTTAATCAAGGAAGCACACTTTCTTGAAACCCCATTGTTCTTCTTCTTGGATATTGATGTACTACCCATGTAACTTGAAGTATTAATCTTCACCTGTTGTGCCATGATTATATCTTAATAATAATTATACTAAACGAGCAAGAAAAGGGGTGTGCTTCACCTGTgggaaaggggggggggggggggggatctcAACTTCAGAGCTGGACCCTGTGTGGAAAAAGGGAGAGGAGAAGTCAAGTATTTTGTAGAAAGATAAATTCTTAGTAGTCTACAAGTTGTTTGGGTAGAAACAAAGAGGAGCAATAAAGTATTAAAGCAAAGTGTTATGTAGTGGcaatattattaaaaagaaagaaatattttgcAAAATTGggtcattttattatatatttacttGATTATTCGATAACAATGACTAGTTGGTTGCTATCATAAATTAAAGTTCATTATTAGCACTTGATTCCTAGAGTAAATTACGGATAGCAAGAAATAGAATTAAATGCAAGTGgtgatgattgttgtttgttgcatgAGAAAGGGAGGACTGCTTCACTTGGACAACCTGTACTGTCTGCTAAATCACTGTATGGTGGGGTCCACATTTCTTTTGCTGGTGTCACTATGCCTCGTGATACGGAAAGTGGAAAAGAAGAGTACAAGGTGCAAATTGAACCTCATTGTTATGCTTTTGTCTGGTCATGGGACAACATAAAATCTCAATATATTCACTTGTCCAAAATCTTCCTACTTAATAATCAATGATTGTTGTTATTGGAGAATGCATATTTAATTTCTGCATATCTAAAATATTGTCATCAGTGACTAAGAAGATATGATACACAGCTGGAACAATCATCATCACTGTGATCGAAATTGATCTTATGCCCATGTGCTTTTTACGTTTTAGTTGATTTGTAACATTAGCTTTCAAGGCATCCCTTAATTTCTCTTCATCGGAGAATTACTGcttaaaagaaataagaattatcGACGAAAAATATTTCGTAGTTAAACAGTAAAAATGTCATGCTAATTTTATTTAGCTACGAATTAGTGATggattataataaaaaataaaattaggagCATTTTAGCAATGAGTTAACTGGGGATTATCGATATATTTCATAGCTAATTCCATGTGTTTTTTGTAGTGAATCTCTTATCGTTCATTGTCTTggctatttttgttgtttttggtcTATGTTGACTTGATATAAACCTTAATTAAGAAAATCTTATTAGGTGTGTATTTTTAGTCAATTCTTGccaattattatgatttatagtacttttttcttacttgatttttaaatatataaattttactcaaaaaatttaaaaaaatcattccaaaattcacaattaaaactaaattttttaactctCGGAATCGAAGATAGGAAGAGCATGAGTTTTGGGCAGGGTGCTTTGAAGATATGCATTATTATTGTTCCAAGGAATTTGCAGTGTTATCTCAAAGAACAGATAAAATACTAATACTAGTACTAGTGTAATATACTTTTAGTGAACGAACAAAGTGTCGATACAATGTTCAAGATTATCTTTTTCAGAATTTAGGTCATATTTTACGTTTTATAACTTATAAGTTACTTCTGTCTTATCCAAGTACGATGTATATATATCCACAAGTGCAGGAAAAGGAGCGTTGTAGTCATTTTTTAACGAGGAGCTAGGTAGGTTGAGGGGGTTTGGTTTttgttatgaaccaattatcccacattggaaaaatagagaaatgctaaggggttTATAGGTCAAGTGGGATCTCCCACCTATCAAGCTAATCTTTTGGGTTGGATTCTCCAGTTTGATTTATAACATTGGTGCTTTCGTTGAGAGTCTCACGCGTTGGGCcgtgactcggagtggtggcctggacccaagaggggtggGTGTCAGCCGTGATGATCAACTGGACGGAcgtagccgtgaccaacgagaTCGATCCACGTGTGGAACAGCGCGTTGGGTTGTGACTGGAAGGTGGTTTGCGTGtcaggagtggtggcctggacccacgAGGGGTGCcaccgtgaccaacgaggatcgatccacgcgTAGCACCGTGACTCGGGGTGGTGGCCAGTGCGCCAGGAGTGGTGGCCTAATCCTAAAAGGGGTGCCAGTccgtgaccaacgaggtcgttagttctcaagcggaggcgattgttatgaaccaattgtcccacattggaaaaatagagacCCACCTCTCAGGCTAGTCTCACTGGGCTCAGCAGTGACCAATGCGATCGTTGGTTTTCAAGCAGAGgcgattgttatgaaccaattgttccacgttgaaaaaatagaaaaatgctaaGGGGCTTATAAAAATCGTCTCCacttgagaaccaacgacctcgttgGACTCCTGGCACGCAGGCCACCACTCTGAGTCACGGCCCAACGCGCGGCTCCACACGTGGATCGATCCTCattggtcacggctggcacccctcttgggtctaggccaccactccgagtcacgGCCCAACGAGTGGGACTCTCAGTGAAAGTACTAATGTATAAACCAAACAGGAGaagcccaacccaaaagactagcttgataggtgggagaacccatttggctcagccgtgaccaacgaggtcgttggttctcaagcggaggcgattgttatgaaccaattgtcccacattgaaaaaatagagaaatgctaagggttTATAACAATCGTCTCCGCTTGATGGTCACAGCTGAGTCCAGctggtcacggctggcacccctcttagATCCAGGCCACCACTCATGGCACgcaggccaccactccgagtcacgGCCTAACGCGCAGCTCTACACGTGGATCCCAACGTGTGAGACTCTTAATGAAAGCACCAATGTTAAAAATcaaacgggagagcccaacccaaaaagAACTCATTTGACCTATAAaacccttagcatttctctattttttcaatgtgGAACAATTGATTCATAACAGTTTTCTTCACTGAAAGATTACATGTTtctatacatggttaaaattattttatatatataatagagattggatcTCTTTTGATTTAGTGagtttacttctttatattttatcaTCCTTAGTGAAAATCCTTAGCTCCATCACACTGCTCCTGCTCCTGAGTGCTAACTATTGACACACTTCAACCATGGATAACTCTTCACAAACATCCTCGcgttcattaatttttttccgcTAATCCGTCTAATTAGATACATTAATTACGACACAGATTGATTTTAACTACACGTTCCGCTAACTTTTTCTTGTCACATGCATTTCATTTCACGGGGTCAGTTTAATTTGACTAATCTTCggagttaaattaatttaatatttagatgTTCGACAATCatgcaaaaaataatataagttgCAATTTATCTTATATGAAAAAATACATCTCAAAATGTTAGTGAAAATATCATATAATTTGACTTTCAAGAGATGAAATGTGACAAATAAAATAAGCGGAGAAAGTATAGAATCATATCCCAATGCAAGCAGCGAATCTGCAAGGTCACCACCCTTTTAGTTGTTCTCAGTCTGATCAATTAATTGGCCCTTTTAAACTACAAACACAAATTAATTTCTCTTACTAATTCAGATAGATTTTTTGGTACATGTCATGCTTGCAGTGGTTGTTGGTAAcgtccaacaacaacaacaaatattcaatataaTCAGATAAAATGAGATCGGAAAAAGATAAAATGTAAGCAAATCTTACTTAAAATGATGTTGCATCTGTTGCGATGATTAGAATATGTAGTGGACAATTATAAATAGAAGATCAAGTCATAATTATGTAGCCCAAACATATCCAGACCAGAATACTTGTCACTTTTAAAACCAAGAACGAACTAATTTTGTTAGGTTTTTCAATTTTACTCTTATTATTAACATTAATCAAGTGAGCATTTATTGAAAAGAGATTATAATATGGCGAGAGATCAAAGAACAAATTAAAACAAGCGTGAATAAGTTGAATTACACTTACGGTTATACTTTCTTTAAAAGTATGTACGGACAACTACTGTAGTAATTACATGAATGTACAATTATTAGAGTAGTAATTGCATGCCTTTATAATTAAACAATATAGTAATTACAGTCTGCTAGTTTTTTGACAGAACTGTCTTTATACTGATGGGTTTAGTAACCTGGAAATTAAATGACCCAAGTAACTAATTACACTAAGTGCAAAATGTACTCtgataatatatataaaaattcttTACACTAGGAGTAATATATAGTGTAAAGACTAGGGAAAAACACACTGGATCAAgaattaatacaaaataaaaggGACGTGAGGTGTAACGTAAGCATATGAATCCTACTTAATCCTTTTTATGGGGTATGCAAGATAACTCATGACTTCACATGAAACATAAAACAACATATCGGTGACATTATAAGTTTAATTTGGACAccaccaccccccccccccccccaccccaccccacacaCACCCACACAccagaaaatttcagaaataacttATAGCTATAGGTGATATTATACGTTTGGGGTACAGCCCCTCCCAAGAGAATTTCAGAAATAACTAACTTATATATGATAttataaaatttcagaaataactaacttatatatgatattatatgtTTGGCACTACCCCTTCTCCAgagaaaaatttcagaaataactaacttatatatgatattatatgtTTGGCACTACCCCTCCTCTagagaaaatttcagaaataactaacttatatatgatattatatgtTTGGCACTCCCCCTCCTCCaaagaaaatttcagaaataactcACTTATACTCCCTCCGCTCTCATATTTTTGTTTGCATTCCCTTAAGAAAATCATTAACTAAAGGCAAATTTGACTAAATTATCCTTATTTCTTACTTTCTTTTACTTAATACTCTTATTTTTACACTATATTAATATCTCTCTAtattaccaacatgggttgtggcgCAGcagatggggctgctccacccttaaccagaggtcgagggtttgaccctgggcatggagaaaattctgttgggagcgctaccccccaAATGAGGCCCTTGCTGGCGCGAATTcggattagtcgggctccaatacgggtaccgaacaccggatgggaaaccaaaagaaaaaaaatatctctCTATATTTATGACTAAGGGTAATTAAAGGTGAAAGAGCATAAGTAATTATGTCTTAGGGCAGTctgatgcactaaagctaccgctatacgCGGTGTCTGTGAAAGggccccaccataagggtgtatcgtacgcagtcttaccttacatttctaccAGCAAAGGCTATTTTTAAGGCTTAaactcgtgacctcctggtcatatggcagcaactttatcagtaactccaaggctcccctttcAAGTAATTATGTCTTGTTTTTCTAAAATAACAAATACTTCCTTCGtctcattttactcgtcccaatttgacattgcacattgattaagaaaaacaattaataacgtgactattttaccatagtacccctattaaatgatgtttacattttaatttgaagaaaaaaataattaatactaagggtaaaaaaagaaaaaaaattatcttaccttgattaatgaaaaatgacaagtaaaatgataaatcaaattaagaaatttgagacgagtaaaatgggacgaaTGGAGTATTATGGAGTATCTATTTTAATAAGAACGACAAGTATTTAGAAACGGATGGAGCAGGTGATATTATATGTTTGACACTCCTCTCCCCCTTTGcagaaaatttcataaataactaGCTTAgtattaatttaaaatcaaaaaataaataataattagtataaaataataaagaacaagaagaaaagtagagagaatagagagagtgattcttatttcttctcttgagagagatcataagattgtaaatacaatgaacaaaactcctctatttatagaagaaatttactcctagtctgagtaaaagacggatgcttcaaatcctaatagatatcaaagtagatcttgataggcattcactataatgtaaatacatttataacactcccccttgaatgtctaattggtagataatgtgcctcattaaaaccttactagaaaaaactcagtagaaaaaataaatctagtgaaggaaaaagagtacacatctctaataatacgcatttcggctgcctcattaaaacccATACAAgggaaacccagtgggacaaaacctcgtaagggaaaaagagtacagcacatattaactccccctaatgagaacatccttgacctttgcatctcgatcttgtgcagcatcttcttgaaaat
The Capsicum annuum cultivar UCD-10X-F1 chromosome 6, UCD10Xv1.1, whole genome shotgun sequence DNA segment above includes these coding regions:
- the LOC107855819 gene encoding small polypeptide DEVIL 22 translates to MAQQVKINTSSYMGSTSISKKKNNGVSRKCASLIKEQRARIYILRRCATMLLCWYIQGDD